Below is a window of Pyxidicoccus xibeiensis DNA.
GGCGACGTGGCGGGGCTGCTGCTGGACGGGGCGGCTCCGGGATACGGCGGCGGGGGCGTGGGCTTCGACTGGTCGCTGGTGGCGGGGCTCACGGGCATTGGCGTGCCCGTGTTGGTGGCGGGCGGCCTGAAGCCGGCCAACGTGGCCGAGGCGGTGCGGGCGACGCGGCCGTACGGTGTGGATGTGGCCAGCGGGGTGGAGTCGGCCCCTGGCATCAAGGACCTGGACGCGGTGCGCGCCTTCGTGCGGCTCGCGAAGTCCATCAACCTCTGGGAGTGAGAGATGACCACGGAGACTGTCGTCGGACGCTTCGGGCGCTACGGCGGGCGCTACGTGCCGGAGACGCTGGTGCCGGCGTTGCTGGAGCTGGAAGAGGCCTATGCGAAGGCGAGCGCGGACCCGGCCTTCGGTGAAGAAGTCGCCCGGGTGCTGCGCGAGTTCGTGGGGCGGCCCACGACGCTGACGCCCGCGCGGCGGCTCACCGAGGCGTGGGGTGGCGCGCACGTGTGGCTCAAGCGCGAGGACCTGGCGCACACGGGCGCGCACAAGATCAACAACACCGTGGGCCAGGTGCTGCTGGCCAGGCGCATGGGGAAGAAGCGCATCATCGCGGAGACGGGCGCGGGGCAGCACGGCGTGGCCACGGCCACCGCGTGCGCCCTCTTCGGCCTGCCCTGTGAGGTGTACATGGGCGCGCTGGACGTGGAGCGGCAGGCGCTCAACGTCTTCCGCATGCGCGCGCTGGGCGCGGTGGTGAAGCCGGTGGAGTCGGGCTCGCGCACGCTGAAGGACGCGATGAACGAGGCCATGCGCACGTGGGTGTCGCAGGTGTCGGACACGCACTACGTCATCGGCAGCGCGGCGGGGCCGCACCCGTACCCGACCATTGTCCGCGACTTCCAGTCCGTCATCGGCGTGGAGCTGCGCAAGCAGGCGCAGGCGGCCTTCGGGAAGCTTCCGGACGCCATCATCGCGTGCGTGGGCGGCGGCTCGAATGCGATTGGCGTGCTGCACCCATTCATCGGAGACGCGGGCGTGCGGCTGGTGGGTGTGGAGGCCGGTGGGCACGGGCTGGACTCGGGCCAACATGGCGCGTCGCTGACGCTGGGGACGGAGGGCGTGCTGCACGGCTCGCGCTCGCTGGTGCTCCAGGACGCGGACGGGCAGATTCAGGAGGCGCACAGCATCTCCGCGGGCCTGGACTACCCGGGTGTGGGGCCGGAGCTGGCGCACCTGGCGAAGACGGGGCGGATGGAGGTGCGCACCGCCACGGACGACGAGGCCCTGGCCGCGTTCTACGAGGTGGCGCGCACGGAGGGCATCCTCCCCGCGCTGGAGACGTCGCACGCCTTCGCGCGCGGCCGGGAGCTGGCGCGCGAGCTGGGGGCCGGGAAGTACCTGGTCATCAACTGCTCGGGGCGAGGCGACAAGGACGTGGCGACGATTTCCGCGCGCGGCGTGCCGCCGCCGACGGGGGTGAAGGCGTGAGCGGCGAGATTGCGAAGGCGTTCGCGAAGGCGAAGGCGCGCGGCGAGGGCGTGCTGGTGGCATACGCCATGGCTGGAGACCCGGACCTGCCGCGCTCGGTGGACGTGTTCTCCGCGCTGGTGGAGGGCGGCGCGGACATCCTCGAAATTGGCGTGGCGTTCAGCGACCCCATCGCCGACGGGCCCGTCATCCAGGGCGCGTCCGAGCGGGCGCTGAAGGCCGGCTCCACGCTGAAGCGCGTGCTGGACGAGGTCGTTCCGGAGGTGCGCAAGCGCTGCCC
It encodes the following:
- the trpB gene encoding tryptophan synthase subunit beta → MTTETVVGRFGRYGGRYVPETLVPALLELEEAYAKASADPAFGEEVARVLREFVGRPTTLTPARRLTEAWGGAHVWLKREDLAHTGAHKINNTVGQVLLARRMGKKRIIAETGAGQHGVATATACALFGLPCEVYMGALDVERQALNVFRMRALGAVVKPVESGSRTLKDAMNEAMRTWVSQVSDTHYVIGSAAGPHPYPTIVRDFQSVIGVELRKQAQAAFGKLPDAIIACVGGGSNAIGVLHPFIGDAGVRLVGVEAGGHGLDSGQHGASLTLGTEGVLHGSRSLVLQDADGQIQEAHSISAGLDYPGVGPELAHLAKTGRMEVRTATDDEALAAFYEVARTEGILPALETSHAFARGRELARELGAGKYLVINCSGRGDKDVATISARGVPPPTGVKA